The genomic stretch CAGTGTCATCACGAAGAACGCCGGCGTCGTGCGCGATCTCGACCTCATCGCGCCGATGGCCAAACGCGGCCTGGCGAGCATCGCCTTCTCGGTCACCTCGCTGGACAACCGCCTGTCCGCACGCATGGAGCCGCGCGCCTCGGCGCCGCACGCGCGACTGAAGGCGATCCGCACCCTGGTCGATGCCGGCGTCCCGGTCGGGATCATGGTCGCGCCGGTGATTCCGATGATCAACGACCGCGAGATCGAGCACATCCTCGAAGCCTGCCGCGACCACGGCGCGACATCGGCCGGCTACGTGCTGCTGCGCCTGCCGCACGAGCTCAAGCAGGTGTGGCGCGAATGGCTGCAGCTGCATTACCCGGATCGTGCCGAGCACGTGATGAGCCTGATCCAGCAGATGCGCGGCGGCAAGGATTACGACAGCGCGTTTGGCACCCGCATGCGCGGCGAAGGCCCGTTCGCGCAGCTCATCGCGCAACGGTTCCGCAAGGCGCACGCGCGCCTGGGATTCGGTTCGATGCCGAGCCTGGATACGAGCCAGTTCGTGCCGCCGCGCAAGCCATCGCCGCAGGGCGAACTGTTCGGCTGACGCCGCACCACGCTCAGCCCGGGATCAGCGGACCCCCGAGCCACAGCCAGCGCGACATCCACGCGCTGACCAGCGCGATCATCGCCGTCAGCGGCAGTCCGATGCGCAGGAAATCGTTGAAGCGGTACTGCCCGGGGCCGAGGATCAGCAGGTTGCCGTGGTGGCCGATCGGCGTGAGGAACGAGGCCACCGCACCGAGTGCCGTGCACACCACGAACGGCGTCGGCGGCAGGCCGAGCGACTGCGCCAGTTCCACCGCGATCGGACCGAGCAGCACCGTCGTCGCCGCATCCGACAGGATCTGCGTCAACAGCGCCGCCACGCCGAACATCACCAGCAGCACCCCCAGCGGCGGCCATCCCGACACCACGTGCAGCAGCCCCGATGCGAGCCACTGCGCCGTGCCGGTCTGCTCCATCGCGATGCCAAGCGGAATCACGCCGGCGATCATCACGAAGATGCGCACGTCGACTTCGCGATACGCCTGGTCGACATCCACGCAGCGCGAGGCGACCATCGCGACCGCGCCGAGCAAAAACGCGAGCGGCGCCGGCAGCCATTCGGTCGCGGCCGCGAGCACCGTCGCCGCGAGGATCGCCAGCGCCACCGGCGCCCGCCGCCGCCGGCGCGCCTCGCCGGCGAACGGCACCAGCATCAGGAAGCCGTGGTGCGTGGCCAGTTCGGCGAAACGCGACGGCCGGCCCCAGAGCACCAGCAGGTCGCCCTCGCGCAGCCGGGTTTCGGTCAGGCGCGGGGATTCGTCCTCGCCGCGCCGCCACAAGCCGATGATCACGGTGTGGAAGCGCTTGGCGAAATCCAGCTCGCGCAGGGTCCGGCCGATGAACTCCGAGCCCGGCGCGATCACCGCCTGCACCAGCTGCGCCTGGCCCTCGCCGGTCGCCAGCGCGCCGTAGCGACGGATGGCCTGCAGTTCCAGGCCGGCGTCATCGTGCAGCGAGGCCAACGCGTCGGCCGACGCTTCCACGCGCAGGATGTCGCCCTTGATGAGCGGACTGGCGGGCGTGAGGTCGTCGCGCACTTCGCCCTCGCGCGTCCAGCTGATCAGCCGGAACCGGTCGCCGAGCGCCTTCTGCAGGTCCGACAGCGGCCGCGTGTTCCACCGCGCGCCCTCGCCCACCACCAGCTCGGTGCGATATCGGTCCAGGCGCAGGTAGCCGGCATCGCCCAGCGCGCCGAACCGCTTGGGCAGCAGCCATCGCGCGAGCAGCATGTACGCCACGCCGAGCACGACCAGCGCCAGCCCGATCGGCGTGATCGAGAAGATCCCCAACCCCTCGCTGCCGGTGCGTTCGATGAGGTTGTCGGCCAGCAGGAACGCCGGCGCGCTGACCAGCGTCAGCGTCGTGCCGAGCGATGCGGCGAACGACATTGGCATCAGCAGTCGCGATGCCGACATCCCGCGCGCACGTGCGAAGCGCGTCACGATCGGCAGCATCATCGCGGTCACCATCACGTGGTGCGTGAACGACGACAGCGCCGCGACCGCGAGCATGACCACCGCGATCGCCCGGCTTTCCGTGCGCCCCGCCGCACGTTCCACGGCCTGGCCGATGCGTTCGGTGATGCCGGTCGCGGCCAGTCCGCCGGAAATGATGAACACCGCCGCGACGATGATCGCCGGCTCGCTCGCGAAGCCCGACAACGCCTCGCGCGCGTCGAGCACGCCGGCCAGGACCATGGCCAGCAAGGTGAGCATCGCCGTCACGTCCACGCGCAGGCGCTCGCTGATGAAGAGGTACAGCGAACCGGCGAGGATGATCAGGAACAGGATCTGTTGCATCTCCATGCCCCATTGTGCGGCAGACGGTGCAGCGGCCGTGCAAGCAGCCTGCACCACACCGTCACGATCGGCCCCGCTACACTACGCCTGCGACAGGACAAGCTTGAGCCACGCCATCGATGAGCGAAATCCCCGGTCAGGACGCGGGAATCGACCGTTTCCGTCTCGCGATGGACGCCTCCGGCGTCGGCATGGCGGTGGTCGATCTGCAGGGCCGCTGGCTCGAAGTGAACCCCGCGTTCGAACGCATCTTCGGCTACAGCGCGCATGAAATCGTCGGCACGCTGGCGTCCGCGTTGACGCATCCGGACGACGTCGCGATGAGCCAGTCGTTCCTGCGCGGCCTCGTCGACGGCCAGATTCCCGCGCTCGACGCGCAGAAGCGTTATCTCCACCGCAGCGGCGAGACCGTCTGGGCGCACGTCAACGTCTCGGTGGTGCGTGACGAGAACGGACACGCGTCGTACCTGCTGGTGCAGCTGCGCGACATCAGCGCGCAGCACGCCGCCGAACTCGCGCTCAAGGCCCGCGCCGAAGCCGAACACGCCGCGCGTTTCGCGGCCAACCACCAGTTGCAGCTGTTCGCCGATGCGGTCGCGCACGACCTGCGCGCGCCGCTGCGGTCGATCGAAAGCTTCTCGGCGCTGCTGGCCGATCGCGCGTCCGATCGCCTGGACGACACCGATCGCGATTACCTCACCCGCATCCGCGCCGCCGCCTCGCGCATGAGCGGATTGCTGAGCGCGCTGAACGATCTCGCGTACGTCACGCGCACCGAGCTCAAGCCGGTCGACGTCGACCTCAGCCTGCTCGCCGACTGGGTGGGCGCGGAGCTGCAGGACGCCGAACCGCAGCGTCGCGCCGACATCCGCGTGCAGCCCAGCCTGCATGTCTGGGGCGACGAACGGCTGCTCAAGCTCATGCTCAGCCAGCTGATGGGCAATGCGTGGAAGTTCTCGCGCGAACGCGAGCCCATCCGCATCCAGGTCAGCGGCCGGCGTGAAGGCAAGCGCGTGCAGCTCGAAATCCGTGACGAGGGCATCGGATTCGACATGCGCTATGCGCACAAGCTGTTCGAGCCATTCCAGCGTTTGCACGGACCGGACCAGGGGGGAGGTCACGGTCTGGGCCTGGCGATCGTGCGGCGTATCGCCGAACGACACCACGGCAGCGTCCGCGCCGACTCGCGTCCCGAGTCCGGCGCCACGTTCACCCTCGAATTACCGGCCGAAAAGCTGGTGGAGGAGAGCGCCTGATGCACAAGGAAATCCTGCTGGTCGAGGACAACCCGGACGATGTCGAGCTCACGCGCATCGCCTTCGACGAGGCGAAGATCGCCAACCGCCTGGTCGTGGTGAGCGATGGCGCCGAGGCGCTCGACTACCTCTTCGCGCGCGGCAAGTACGCCGATCGCGATCCGGACGATCTTCCCTCGATCATGCTGCTGGACCTCAACCTGCCCAAGGTCGACGGGCGGGAAGTCCTGCAGGCCGTGCGCGCGAACGAAGCCACGCGCACGCTGCCCGTCGTGGTGTTGACCACCAGCGCGGAGCCGTTCGACGTCGAAGCCAGCTACGCACTCGGCGTCAACAGCTACATCCAGAAGCCGGTGGATTTCGAGCAGTTCGTGTGGGCGGTGAAGCAGGTCGGCCTGTACTGGCTGGTGCTCAACCACCCGCGCACCGCCTGAGCGGATCGCCGCTGCTCGTGTAGCCCGGGTAAGGCCGAAGGCCGCACCCGGGGATCGGCACCCGCGCCGAACCGACCTGCGAGCCTACGAAGCCCCGAACAACGTCTCCGCCCGCTGGAAAAGGATCCAGCTCGTCGCGATGAACTTGTCGCCGCCTTTCGGCCGGTTACCACGGTGCGTATGGGTGAACGCCGCCGGCGCGATCAGCAGGCTGCCGGTGCGCGGCGCGATCCGGCGGCGCTGATAGAGGAACTCCGTCTCGCCCACTTCGAAGCCGTCGTTGAGGTACATCGTCCACAGCAGATGGCGGTGCAGCGTCTCGCCGTGCGCATCGCGCGGATACAGCTCGCAGTGCCAGTAGGGATAGCCGCCGCGATCGGCCGTGTATCGCTGCAGGTTGATCGCGCCCGGCCGCAGTACCGTCTGCACGATGGGCGCCAGCGCCGCGTCGTCCATCGCCGCGAGGCGCTCGGCCGTCAGGCGATGGCGCGCGCCATCGTCGCCCGGCACTTCCAGCATCAACGGGGCGATGAGCGTGTGCGGATAACGGCGCAGGTAGGCGATCAGGCCCTTGAACACCGCCGCGTTGAGCATCGCCTCCGCATCGCGCCACGCGTCGCGGCCGGTGATGGTGAGGTCGCGGCTGTCCTTGAGGTCGGGCAGCACGCCGCCGCCGATGCGGCCCGGCACGGTGTCGCTGCTCGCCGAGAAGCGCTCGACGAGCCACGCGCACTGCTGCGCATCGAGCGCGTCGTCGTAGACCTCGATGAAGTCGGCCGCAGCGACCGCATCGTCTTGAGGAGTGTGCATGGCGCGGAAGGAAGACCCGGACGCCGCATCCTCGCACGCCACGCGCGCGATGCAAACGCGCCGCGACGGCTTACGCGATATGGAGCGTGTTCGGCGTCTCGGGCTCGTGCGCGCGCAGGCCGTGACGTTGCATCAGCCGGTACAGCGTCACGCGCGACACGCCGAGCTCGCGGGCGACGTCCACCAGCCGCCCGCGGTTGCGATGCAGCGAACGCTCGATCGCCGCGCGCGTCGCCGCATCGCGCACTTCGTCGAGCGTCGGCGGCGGCGTGGTGAGCGAACTTTCGATGTGAAGGTCGGCGGCGGTGATCAGCCGGCCTTCCGCCATGACGACGGCCTGCCGCACGCGATTGATCAATTCGCGCACGTTGCCCGGCCACGCGTGCGTGTGCAGCGCCTGCCGCGCGCACGGCGCGAAACCCTTGAGGGTGCGATGGCCTTCCTGCGAATAGCGATGCAGCGCGTACTCGGCGAGCTTGTCGATGTCGCTCCCGCGCTCGCGCAACGGCGGCTGCTGCAGCCGCAGCACGCACAGCCGGTGGTACAGGTCCGCGCGGAAGCGGCCTTCGGCCACCGCGCGGTCCAGGTCGTGATGCGTCGCCGAAATGATGCGCACGTCGACGGGAATCTGCTCGTGACCGCCGAGGCGCTCGATGCTGCCCTGCTGCAGGAAGCGCAACAGCGACGCCTGGCTCTCCAGCGGCAGGTCGCCGATCTCGTCGAGGAACAGCGTGCCGCTGTTCGCCATTTCGATGCGGCCGAGCTTGCGCTGCTGCGCGCCGGTGAACGCACCGCGTTCGTAACCGAACAGTTCCGACTGGATCAAGCTGTGCGGGATCGCGCCGCAGTTGATCGCCACGAACGGATGCGCGTGCCGGCGCGAATGCCGGTGCACCGCCATCGCGGCGAGTTCCTTGCCCGTGCCGGTTTCGCCAGCGATGAACACCGGCGCTTCGGTCAGCGCGGCCTTGCGCAGCGTGCGGCACAGCGTGCGCATCGCGGGCGACTCGCCGATCATGCCGTCGAAGCCGGCCTCGCTCGTCGCATCGCCGCGTTCGCATGCCAGGCTCGCCATGCCGTGCGCATGGCCGATCACCGTGTTGAGCACCGACTCCGGGCACGGCAGCGTGAGGTAGTCGTAGCAGTAGTCGCGGATGAGATCGCGCACCGGCGATTCGTCGAGCTGTCGCGCGTCGATGCCCGCGACCCAACCGACATTTCCTGCGGATAATGCGGTACCGAACTCGGCCAGATCCTGCTGGGTGAAGCCTTCGCGCAGATCGAGCAGCGCCGCGTGCGGCTTGCGCGAATCGCCGTTGAGGATGCGCAGCACGCTGCGTGCGTCCGGCGCGCGCCGCAGGTTCCAGCCCAGCTGCTGCAACCCGCCCAGCGCGAGCACCCGACCGGCGCCGCCGCGGGTGACGTAGATCAGTTCGCGGCCGTCGATCTGTGACGCTTCGGCGTCCTGGAGTCCGTCCATCGGCATGTCATTCCTGACGTAGTCCGAGGCAGTCGATGCTGCCACTGCGGGAAGTTACGCAGTGTATTCAACGGACCGTTCGACGATGAGCGGTCAGAAACGACGCGTTCCATGCTGAATGCGCCGCGCGGCACGCGACATGAAACGCGCCAACACGATTCACGTTCGTGAGTGGCGCACGCCTAATGCGTGCGCCACCTGATGTAGACAACGTTTCGCGCGTGCTTACGCGGCCCCGTCGTGTTCGGCGTGATAGCGCACGGCCGCTTCGACTTCGCGCCTGGAACCCAGGAACACCGGCACACGCTGATGCAGGCCCGTGGGCTGCACTTCGAGCATGCGCTGGCGACCGGTGCTCGCCGCGCCGCCGGCCTGCTCGACCAGAAGCGACATCGGGTTGGCTTCGTACATCAGGCGCAGCTTGCCGCCCTTCGCCGCGCACTTGCTGTCGAGCGGATAGCTGAAGATGCCGCCGCGCGTCAGGATGCGGTGCACGTCGGCGACCATCGACGCCACCCAGCGCATGTTGAAGTCCTTGCCGCGCGGGCCTTCCTTGCCGGCGAGCAGGTCGCCGACGTAGCGCTGCATCGGCGCTTCCCAGAAACGCTGGTTCGACATGTTCACCGCGAACTCCTTCGTTTCCTCGGGAATGCGCATGCCGCGCGTGGTCATCACGAAGCTGCCGATCTCGCGATCGAGCGTGAACGAATGCGTGCCGTTGCCGACGGTGAGCACGAGCATCGTGCTCGGCCCGTACGTGCAGTAACCGGCGGCGACCTGCGCGGTGCCCGGCTGCAGGAAGTCTTCGTCCTTCGCGTGCGTCACGCCGTCCGGTGCGCGCAGCACGGAGAAGATCGTGCCGACGGAGATGTTCACGTCGATGTTCGAACTGCCGTCGAGGGGATCGAACAGCAGCAGGTAGTTGCCGCGCGGATACACGTCGGGAATCGGCTGCGAGGTGTCCATCTCTTCCGACGCGAGGCCGGCGAGATGGCCGCCCCACGCGTTGGCTTCCATCAGGATCTCGTTGGACAGCACGTCGAGCTTCTTCTGCGCTTCGCCCTGCACGTTGATCGACGCCTCGCCGGCGGTGCCCGCATCGCCGAGCACGCCACCGAGCGCACCCTTGCCCACGGCGATCGAGATCGTCTTGCATGCGCGCGCCACCACTTCGATCAGCAGGCGCAGGTCGGCGTTGATGCGCCCGGCGCGTTGCTCCTCGATGAGGTAGCGGGTGAGGGAAATCGACTGCGAGTGGTTCGTCATGGG from Lysobacter auxotrophicus encodes the following:
- a CDS encoding PA0069 family radical SAM protein, whose translation is MDDARKAQAPIKGRGAASHVDGRYAVTVAHGEDDGWGSVYEDLSDAPSPQTRVTEERARSIVSRNDSPDVGHSASVNPYRGCEHGCVYCFARPSHAYLDLSPGLDFETRLFAKTNAAELLQNELSRPSYQCVPLALGINTDSYQPIERRYRVTRSVIEVLSACSHPFSVITKNAGVVRDLDLIAPMAKRGLASIAFSVTSLDNRLSARMEPRASAPHARLKAIRTLVDAGVPVGIMVAPVIPMINDREIEHILEACRDHGATSAGYVLLRLPHELKQVWREWLQLHYPDRAEHVMSLIQQMRGGKDYDSAFGTRMRGEGPFAQLIAQRFRKAHARLGFGSMPSLDTSQFVPPRKPSPQGELFG
- a CDS encoding SLC13 family permease, whose product is MEMQQILFLIILAGSLYLFISERLRVDVTAMLTLLAMVLAGVLDAREALSGFASEPAIIVAAVFIISGGLAATGITERIGQAVERAAGRTESRAIAVVMLAVAALSSFTHHVMVTAMMLPIVTRFARARGMSASRLLMPMSFAASLGTTLTLVSAPAFLLADNLIERTGSEGLGIFSITPIGLALVVLGVAYMLLARWLLPKRFGALGDAGYLRLDRYRTELVVGEGARWNTRPLSDLQKALGDRFRLISWTREGEVRDDLTPASPLIKGDILRVEASADALASLHDDAGLELQAIRRYGALATGEGQAQLVQAVIAPGSEFIGRTLRELDFAKRFHTVIIGLWRRGEDESPRLTETRLREGDLLVLWGRPSRFAELATHHGFLMLVPFAGEARRRRRAPVALAILAATVLAAATEWLPAPLAFLLGAVAMVASRCVDVDQAYREVDVRIFVMIAGVIPLGIAMEQTGTAQWLASGLLHVVSGWPPLGVLLVMFGVAALLTQILSDAATTVLLGPIAVELAQSLGLPPTPFVVCTALGAVASFLTPIGHHGNLLILGPGQYRFNDFLRIGLPLTAMIALVSAWMSRWLWLGGPLIPG
- a CDS encoding sensor histidine kinase, translating into MSEIPGQDAGIDRFRLAMDASGVGMAVVDLQGRWLEVNPAFERIFGYSAHEIVGTLASALTHPDDVAMSQSFLRGLVDGQIPALDAQKRYLHRSGETVWAHVNVSVVRDENGHASYLLVQLRDISAQHAAELALKARAEAEHAARFAANHQLQLFADAVAHDLRAPLRSIESFSALLADRASDRLDDTDRDYLTRIRAAASRMSGLLSALNDLAYVTRTELKPVDVDLSLLADWVGAELQDAEPQRRADIRVQPSLHVWGDERLLKLMLSQLMGNAWKFSREREPIRIQVSGRREGKRVQLEIRDEGIGFDMRYAHKLFEPFQRLHGPDQGGGHGLGLAIVRRIAERHHGSVRADSRPESGATFTLELPAEKLVEESA
- a CDS encoding response regulator, coding for MHKEILLVEDNPDDVELTRIAFDEAKIANRLVVVSDGAEALDYLFARGKYADRDPDDLPSIMLLDLNLPKVDGREVLQAVRANEATRTLPVVVLTTSAEPFDVEASYALGVNSYIQKPVDFEQFVWAVKQVGLYWLVLNHPRTA
- a CDS encoding 2OG-Fe(II) oxygenase, whose amino-acid sequence is MHTPQDDAVAAADFIEVYDDALDAQQCAWLVERFSASSDTVPGRIGGGVLPDLKDSRDLTITGRDAWRDAEAMLNAAVFKGLIAYLRRYPHTLIAPLMLEVPGDDGARHRLTAERLAAMDDAALAPIVQTVLRPGAINLQRYTADRGGYPYWHCELYPRDAHGETLHRHLLWTMYLNDGFEVGETEFLYQRRRIAPRTGSLLIAPAAFTHTHRGNRPKGGDKFIATSWILFQRAETLFGAS
- a CDS encoding sigma-54 dependent transcriptional regulator — protein: MDGLQDAEASQIDGRELIYVTRGGAGRVLALGGLQQLGWNLRRAPDARSVLRILNGDSRKPHAALLDLREGFTQQDLAEFGTALSAGNVGWVAGIDARQLDESPVRDLIRDYCYDYLTLPCPESVLNTVIGHAHGMASLACERGDATSEAGFDGMIGESPAMRTLCRTLRKAALTEAPVFIAGETGTGKELAAMAVHRHSRRHAHPFVAINCGAIPHSLIQSELFGYERGAFTGAQQRKLGRIEMANSGTLFLDEIGDLPLESQASLLRFLQQGSIERLGGHEQIPVDVRIISATHHDLDRAVAEGRFRADLYHRLCVLRLQQPPLRERGSDIDKLAEYALHRYSQEGHRTLKGFAPCARQALHTHAWPGNVRELINRVRQAVVMAEGRLITAADLHIESSLTTPPPTLDEVRDAATRAAIERSLHRNRGRLVDVARELGVSRVTLYRLMQRHGLRAHEPETPNTLHIA
- a CDS encoding class 1 fructose-bisphosphatase, whose amino-acid sequence is MTNHSQSISLTRYLIEEQRAGRINADLRLLIEVVARACKTISIAVGKGALGGVLGDAGTAGEASINVQGEAQKKLDVLSNEILMEANAWGGHLAGLASEEMDTSQPIPDVYPRGNYLLLFDPLDGSSNIDVNISVGTIFSVLRAPDGVTHAKDEDFLQPGTAQVAAGYCTYGPSTMLVLTVGNGTHSFTLDREIGSFVMTTRGMRIPEETKEFAVNMSNQRFWEAPMQRYVGDLLAGKEGPRGKDFNMRWVASMVADVHRILTRGGIFSYPLDSKCAAKGGKLRLMYEANPMSLLVEQAGGAASTGRQRMLEVQPTGLHQRVPVFLGSRREVEAAVRYHAEHDGAA